The following proteins are co-located in the Cyprinus carpio isolate SPL01 chromosome B19, ASM1834038v1, whole genome shotgun sequence genome:
- the LOC109066329 gene encoding thioredoxin-like protein 4A: MSYMLPHLHNGWQVDQAILSEEDRAIVIRFGHDWDPTCMKMDEVLYSIAEKVKNFAVIYLVDITEVPDFNKMYELYDPCTVMFFFRNKHIMIDLGTGNNNKINWTMEDKQEMIDIVETVYRGARKGRGLVVSPKDYSTKYRY; this comes from the exons TCTTCACAATGGCTGGCAAGTGGACCAGGCTATTTTATCAGAGGAAGACCGTGCGATTGTTATACGATTTGGCCACGATTGGGACCCTACGTGTATGAAGATGGATGAAGTGTTGTACAGCATCGCCGAAAAG GTGAAGAATTTTGCGGTCATTTATCTTGTGGACATCACAGAAGTGCCAGATTTCAACAAGATGTACGAGTTGTATGATCCCTGCACAGTCATGTTCTTCTTCAG GAACAAGCACATCATGATTGATCTTGGCACCGGTAACAACAACAAGATAAACTGGACCATGGAAGACAAGCAGGAGATGATAGACATAGTTGAGACTGTCTACAGGGGGGCGAGAAAAGGACGAGGTCTTGTAGTGTCCCCTAAAGATTACTCAACCAAATACAGATACTGA